The nucleotide window GTGCCACCGGCGGCGGTTACAGTCAGATCATGCCTGCGGACCGGATTAATCTGCACTTTACCGGTGATTTTCATGCGATCACCAGCGCTAACAACCTGCTTTCGGCTGCGCTGGATAACCATATATACCATGGCAACGACCTGAGGATTGATCCGCGACAGATTGTCTGGCGCCGGGTCATGGATATGAATGATCGCAGTCTGCGTAAAATCGTTCTGGGGCTTGGTGGTAAAACACAGGGAACGCCCCGGGAGGGCGGCTTCGACATTACCGCTGCCTCAGAGGTGATGGCAATGCTGTGCCTGGCAGAAGATGCTAATGACCTGAAACAGCGCCTTGATCGCACCCTGATCGGCTATACCTATACTGGCGAACCGGTATATGCCGCGCAGCTGAAGATTACCGGAGCGATGATGGCGCTGCTACGGGATGCCTTGCAACCCAATCTGGTACAGAGTCTTGAAGGCACACCGGCGTTTGTTCATGGCGGCCCGTTTGCCAATATCGCTCACGGCTGCAACAGCGTAATCGCAACCCGGATGGCGATGCAGTATGCCGACTGGGCGATCACAGAAGCCGGTTTCGGTTTCGATCTGGGGGCGGAAAAGTTCTTCGATATTAAATGCAGGGTCGCTCATCTGGACCCGGATGCCGTGGTCCTGGTGACCACCGTACGGGCACTGAAGATGCATGGCGGTAAACAGATACACGCGCTGGAATCTGAAGACCTGACTGCCGTAAAGCTGGGGCTGGGTAATCTGGATAAACATATCGAGAGTGTCGTCATGTTCAATAAACAACCGGTGGTGGCGCTTAACCGCTTTGTCACGGACACCGATGCCGAGATCGCTATTATTCGTGATCGCTGCTCCGAGCTAGGCATTGCCTTTGCTGAAACCACCCACTATACCGATGGCGGCAAAGGCTCGCTGGAGCTGGCCCGCGCGGTCATCGCCTCAGTGCAACACAACAGCCCCTTCAAACCGCTGTATGACCTGAATCTGACCGTGCTGGAGAAGGTACGGGCGGTGTGCAAGCAGATGTATGGCGCCGATGATGTGGCATTCACAAAAGAGGCGGCAAAAGATCTTCAGCTGGTCGAACAGCTGGGCCTGAGCCATCTGCCGGTCTGTATCGCCAAAGCCCCCAGTTCACTGTCAGATGATCCGCTACTGCATGGCAGACCCAGAGACTTTGAAGTCACCGTCCGCGCGATTCAGATCAATTCCGGCGCGGGATTTCTGGTGATCCTGACCGGCGATATCCTGCGCATGCCGGGGCTGCCGAAAGAACCGGCGGCCAACCAGATGCATCTGCTCAACAGCGGCATAATCGAAGGGCTGGAATAACTAAAACAAAGCCCTTATAGCATCAAACTCTTCGGCATCCGCCGCAGAAATACAGTAAAATGCCCGCTTTACTATAACTAAGTAACAACTGAGCGGCTTTTCAGCGGCTCATCTATTCCGGATTTTTCAGATGATACGTGTTTCCAATATCAAACTGCCGCTTGATCATGATGACCAGGCGCTCACCGATGCCATTTTAAATACCCTCGGGATCAGCGCTGATCAGTTAACCACCGTTGAGATTCGCCGCCGTGGTTACGATGCCCGTAAAAAGAACACCATCTTCCTGATCTATACCCTCGATATCGACACCACTGTTAACGACGAGTTACTGAAAAAGCATACCGGTAATCAGTCGATCCGCCCGACGCCGGATATGGAGTATAAGTTTGTCGCGCAGGCGCCCACCGATCTGCAGGAAAGGCCGCTGGTCATCGGTTTTGGTCCCTGCGGTCTTCTGGCGGGGCTGCTACTGGCGCAGATGGGTTATAAGCCGCTGATCATCGAGCGGGGAAAAGCGGTACGCGAGCGTACTAAAGACACCTTTGGTTTCTGGCGGCAGAAGAAACTGAATACCGAGTCCAATGTACAGTTCGGTGAAGGTGGCGCCGGGACCTTCTCCGACGGCAAACTCTCCACGCAGATCAAAGACCCGAATCATTACGGCCGCAAAGTGCTGACCGAGTTTGTCGAAGCCGGCGCGCCGGAAGAGATCATGTATGTCAGCAAGCCACACATCGGTACTTTCCGGCTGGTATCCATGGTGGAAAAGATGCGCGCCAAGATTATCGACCTGGGCGGAGAGATCCGCTTCAGTGCCCGGGTTGATGATCTGCTCACCGAAGCAGGTCAGGTGACCGGGATTACCCTGTCCAGCGGTGAAACTATCCGCTCGAAACATATCGCACTGGCGATCGGCCACAGCGCCCGGGATACCTTCCAGATGCTCTATGACAAAGGGGTCTATATGGAAGCCAAACCCTTCTCGGTGGGGTTTCGTATAGAGCATGAACAATCACTGATTGATCAGGCCCGCTTCGGTAAAAATGCCGGCCATCCGGTTCTGGGTGCCGCTGACTACAAGCTGGTGCATCACTGTAAAAGTGGCCGTTCGGTGTATAGTTTCTGCATGTGCCCGGGAGGCACGGTAGTGGCAGCCTCTTCCGAAGAGGGCCGGGTAGTGACCAACGGTATGAGCCAGTACTCCCGTCAGGAACGCAACGCCAACAGCGCGATCGTTGTCGGTATTGATCCTTCCGATTATCCCGGCAATCCGCTAGCCGGGGTTGATTTTCAGCGTCAGTTGGAGAGCAACGCGTACCTGATGGGGGGCGAGAACTACGATGCGCCGGCACAAAAGGTCGGAGACTTTCTGAAAGGCGGAGCCTCAGAAGAACTGGGTACGGTACAGCCCTCCTTCAAGCCGGGGATTAAATTAACCGACCTGTCGAAAGCCCTGCCGGACTTCTGTATCGAAGCGATTCGTGAAGCGATTCCTGAGTTTAATAAGAAGATCAAAGGCTTTGCCAAAGATGATGCCCTGCTAACCGGTGTCGAAACCCGCACCTCCTCGCCGGTCTCTATCAAGCGCGGCTATGATATGCAGAGCATCAACACCCACGGCTTATACCCGGCAGGCGAAGGCGCAGGCTACGCCGGCGGCATTATGTCAGCAGCGATCGATGGTATTAAGATCGCCGAAGCGATCGCTATGAGCATCAATGAGCAGCACGGGATTTAACCTCTCCGGCATGAATCCTCCATGAGCAGCGCTACCCCCAAGCGGTGGCGCTCTAAGCCCGCTTCGAACCTGTTCACTGACCTCCCGTATAGAAAGGGATAGCGTATCAATAACGACGCTATACTCTTTATGCACTTTCCCCATCCGTTCTTAACTTATAATTGATAACACTATCCAAGTATCTGCTTTTTTATTCAGTTTTTATCTAAATATGGTATGTTGTTTCAGATGCTTTTTTATTGTATGCGGCAGCCCGAAGGGAAATAAAGCAGCCTATGACAAAATATTATACAACTGGACAGGCTGCCAAGATTTTAGGCGTGTGTATTCGCACGGTTCAATTATGGGTTGAGGATCGCCGGATAGAATCCTGGAAAACATCCGGCGGACATCGGCGTTTATCCAGAGAATCGGTCCATGCACATCTTAATTCAGACCGGTTAAGCAATGCTTTAACCACCGATTTATCACCACACACGGCAACCAAACAGTTCCTGATTGTCGATGACAGCAAAACTGATTCACGCCTGTTAACCCAGATTATCCTGATGGTTTTTCCAGATGCCGATATTGCTGAAGCGGCTGATGGCTTTGAGGCGCTAATCCGCGTAGGTAAAAAGCCACCCGATATACTGATCACCGATCTGAATATGCCAAATATGAATGGATTGCAGATGATTGAAGCAATCCATAAGCAACTCGGTGACGAAAAACCCACCCTGATCATAACCACCGCCTACGACGCAGAAGAACTGAAATCTCTGCCACCCATCCCCCCCTATGTAACCAGCGTATTCCACAAGCCATTGAATATAGACTTGTTGAGCAAATGCCTCACCCAGCTGAAATAGCGGCCCTGCCCATTAAAGTACAAAGTTGTCCTATATCAAAGTTTACTTCATCAATGTGTCACGCCATGACAGATAGCTTTACGCATGGGTCTTACCAGAGTATCAATTAAGCAGGTCGCCAAATTGAGACATCCATTTATTTGATAATGAATTGATAAGCATTACTGTACATCAATACTCTCAATCTCTAAATGGCTGCCCGAATGATCGAAATTGAAGGCTGGACAGAATTATGAAACACAATCAGTTGTTGTTCATAGGTAACTTCCAGCGCCAGCCTGAGTATAATTTTATCCGGGCACTCAGTCCCGGCATCAGAATACTGTCCTGTACAGATCTGACTCAGTTGCCTGAATCGCTCGACGCGTCCATCATCACCAGCGTTCGCTGGCTTGAGACGCTGTCAAAACCTGACAGAAAACGCCTGACCCAGTCCGCTCAAACGTGCTCACAATGGATAGGCATCAGTGACACCGGGCTTAAACGTGATGCGATGCTGCACTGGCTAGAGGCCGGGGTAAACCATCTGCTGCCTGCAGAATTTGAACAACCACTCTGCCGGCTGCTGAGCCACTCCCAGCCCGCCTCAGAGGCAGAGCAGACGGTTGTACTTCTGATTGCCGGGTCAAAACAGACGACCCGCAAGTACGCCGCTCTGCTGAAAAAGCACAATATTCACAGCGTTACGGTTACCAGAAACAGCAATATCGATGTTTCACTGCATAACGCAACATCAGACCTGATAATCGCCATCGACGGGTTTGGCATTAACCAGGTCAGAATACTTAAATCCCAACCGCATGCTAATGCTCTGCCGGTGATATACCTGACTGACAATTCGCCGGATACACTCTGCCTGCCAGACGCTTATGCTGATATTCCTATCGACCAGGCAGAATCACTGCTACCCGGCATACTGAGAAAATTTCAGCAGGATAAAACACAGCAGCAGATTGACACGCCTGACAGCCAGTATTTAAACGCGATTCAACGGTTAACCCAGGTTCTTGGCCAGCATGCCATTATCAGCGCGACCGACCGGGCTGGAAAAATCACCTACATTAATGACAACTTCCGCAGCCTCTCCGGATACACCGAGAGCGACCTGATTGGCCGGTCACACAGTTTTGTAAAATCAGGTCATCACTCAAGGCAGTTCTATAAAAGCCTGTGGCAAACACTAAAAAATGGCAAAGTCTGGCACGGGGTGATCTGCAACCGCAATAAATCGCAGCAGCTCTACTGGACTTATTCCCGCATACTTCCCCTACAAAGCAGTAACGGCAGGATAAGACAATATATCTGTATCAGTTCAGATATCTCTTCAACGCAACACGACCGGTCACAGCGACAGCAATTCGATCAATTGGTAACAAACTACCAGGACCACACTGGTCTGGCCCCCTGGGTTCTGGATATCAAAAGACAGAAGATCTGCTGGTCAATGCTGGCCGCCAGCGTTTTGGGAGTGAACAACGTGAACCTTCCGTTAACCAGTCGCCAGCTGCTGGACATGATTCATCCAGATGATAGAACGCACATAAAAGAGGCACTGAGCGCCGCTATGACAAGCGGCACTCAGCTCGACGCAGAGTTCAGAATAACGCCAGAAAATAGCAGTGAACGCTGGTTCTGTGTCAAAGGACTGACTATATGCGATAGGGATGGCAAGCCCATTCATATTCAGGGAATACTGGAGGATATACATGTTCAAAAAGTAGCCGAGGAAAAGATTTCCCACAGCCTTAAACTGTTCCGTCAGATGTTTAACACCAGTGACTGCTGCATAGCGATTTCAGATCATCTAGGCAAAATAGTGTTTATAAACCCCGCCTATACCCGGGTAATGGGTTACACCCCGGCAGAGGTCATTGGTCGGAACTGCAGAGAGCTTCTCAGCTGCGACGCTGTACTCGCTACAGAACTGGTAGAAATGCTGCTCAGAGAGAAAAACAACTGGAAGGGCACCACCAGAAGACGGCGCAAGGATGGCTCTGAGTTTATATCACTGAACCAGGCGGGCCCCATTTATAATGAATCGGGCACTATTTCCCACCTCTACACAACCTTCACCGATGTCACTCTGGAACTGAAAAATCAGCAGGAGCTGACTCGGGCAAAAGCGGCCGCCGAACAGGCTAACCGGACCAAGTCAGAATTCTTATCGCGCATGAGCCATGAGTTACGTACACCGATGAACTCGATACTCGGCTTTGCGCAGCTGTTGCAGCAAAATCCACAACTCCCCCCGGGAGGACATCAGGATGTCACAGAGATATTGAAGGCCGGTAATCATCTGCTACAACTGATCAACGATCTCCTCGACCTTTCTAAAATTGAATCAGGCCGGATCAGTCTGGCTTTCGAACCCGTATCACTGATTGATATTATCGCAGAATGTACAGCACTGCTTCGTCCCATGGCTGAGACCCGCCATATCAGTCTGCAATCTGAAGACTTTGAGGAATACCGGTTATTCTCTGATCGATTGCGCCTGAAGCAGGTCATCCTGAATCTGCTAACCAACGCGATCAACTACTCACCTCCGGGTGAAGCGGTAAAAATCAATTCCTCAGCATCAAATAACGGCCGTGTCAGAGTCGAATTTATCGACCACGGGCCAGGAATTCCAGCCTCACAGATTGATGAGTTATTCATCCCGTTCAAGCGCCTGGATCAAACCTCCGCGAAAGTCGAGGGTTCAGGTATCGGACTGACAATCAGTCAGGAACTGATTGAATTAATGGGAGGACAGGTCGGGGTCAGCAGCCAGCCGGGCAAAGGGTCTGCCTTCTGGTTTGAGCTTCCCGCTGATCCAGATCGTCATCAGGATAGGCAACATCAAACCGCAACCTTAACTGATAAAATTGATACCCTATTTGATAAAATGTAGTATCTATCAATAATGCCTTTAGTTATATTAATTCTCATATTTTTTATATGGCTATGGGGTTCAGACCCCAACCCACTGATCTCAAATTAAAAATAAAAACAGAGAACATTGATGAAAATAAATCTTCCGGTTACGAATTATGAAGTGCCGTATGACCCGCATCTGAATATCTTGTCGACCACCGATGCCAAGGGCGCTATTACCTATGTAAACCCGGAATTTATTCAGATAAGCGGCTTTGAGAACCGTGAACTAATTGGCAAGAATCATAACATTGTCCGGCATCCTGACATGCCACCGGCAGCCTTCGGCGACCTCTGGTCTACGGTACAAGCAGGCAATTCCTGGATGGGAATAGTCAAAAATCGCTGTAAAAATGGCGATCACTACTGGGTTGATGCCTATGTAACCCCCATTAAAAGGGGCGAACAAATCGCTGAATACCAGTCAGTCCGGCGCAAACCCGACCAGGAGTATGTGAAACGCGCAGAAAAGATCTACCCTCAACTGCTACAGAATAAAAAACCGCGACACATTATAAAAACCCCCTCGTTACAAACCAGAATACTTCTCAGCATTAATCTTCCAATCCTCTTTTGCCTCGCTACAAGCGCCCTTTTTTTCGAACTATCATCCACGCTGCTCACTATTTTCAGCGCCGCGCTTCTCATCTCTACGGCGCTCACCTGTTTATTTTTTGCACCGCTACGACAGCTGTCGCGGCAGGCCCGACAGATGGTAACCAACCCGGTGGCGCAATATATTTACACCGGGCGGACCGATGATATAGGCCAGATCCAGCTGGCAATTAAAATGCTCAGATCTGAAGCCAGCGCACTGGTAGGACGTATTTCAGATTCAGCCGACACCCTGACACAAGGCTCTTCAGAGCTCAGTTCTGCCGTCAATCAATCCGAAATAGGTGTACGCCAGCAGTTTGCGGAAACCGATCAGGTTGCCGCAGCCGTTAATCAGATGTCCGCCAGCATTCAGGAGGTCGCCGCTAACGCACAAAACAGCTCGGACTCCGCAGCCAATGGCTTGCTCGAAGTATCGCAAGGCAAACAGGTTGTAAATCAAAGCATGTTATCAATACAGGACCTGAAACAAGAGATTGAGCAGGCGGTCACGGTCATCGCCGATGTAGAGGAGAGTAGTAAAAGTATCAATTCAATTCTCGATGTGATTGGTGGAATTGCTGAGCAGACCAACCTTCTGGCACTGAATGCGGCGATTGAAGCTGCCCGTGCAGGTGATGCCGGACGCGGTTTTGCAGTCGTTGCCGATGAAGTGCGACTACTGGCAAACCGCACCCAGACCTCCACAGAAGAGATACGCGAAATGATAGAAAAGCTGCAGGGCAGCGCCGGAAAAGCCGTTCTCACAATGAGTCAGGGACAGATCAAAACAGATACCTGTGTCAGTCAGAATGAGGGGACGGTAAAAGCCCTGGATGCCATCTATAGCGCGATTGAACTGATCAGCAATATGAACACTCAGATCGCTGCTGCAGTGGAGCAACAAGGCGTCGTGGCCGACGAGATAAATCGCAGCGTCTTAAAAATCAGAGATATGTCTGAACAAAACCTGTCAGCGGTTGAGCAAACCTCTGTAACCAGTGAAAAAATGCTCTCCGTTTCTCAGGGTTTCTCCGAGCTTTCATCTCAGTTCTGGGCCAGACAATAAAGATCAGGTTAATGGATAACGCCATCTCTCTGCTGCAAGTAAGCCTCTGAAAAGGAACTTCATATGAACCAGATAAGAATTCTCCGCCTGACACTGACTAGCTGCATACTGGTCATCGTATCGCTTATCTCAATGCAGATTCAGCTTTCACAACTCGTCACTCATTATTTACAGCAGTATCCAGGCATTGATGCGCGACATCTGAAGGACATTATTCTCGGTTTGCTGATAGCCGCCATTATGTTGCTGCTGTTTGAGCAACGTCAGGCACGCCGTCTGTATATTGTCAGCCTGAAACTGAAAAAACACCATGCCCGACACGCTCAGTTACTGAACAAGCTGCCCTATGCTATTGCTGAGCTGGATGCTCACAAGGTCATCCATCACAGCAACGACGCCTTCAGCCAGGTATCGCAACTACAGGGATTGCGATCCATACAACAACAGATAGAGCAGTTGTTCAATCAGCTTGAGCAAAACAACTATCATCAAAGCACCACCCTGCAACAGCGGTTTCAGACCGCAGACACACCCATGATAATCATTGAGTGGCAACTGCATCGCTCGGGTAAACACTTCTTCCTCTCGGGACGGGATATCACGCAGCAGCTGGCTGAACAAAACAAACTTTCCATCGCCGAAAAAATACTCGAAAACACCCCCGTAGGCGTACTCGTGACCGGCCCGGATAAGCGGATTCAGTATACCAATCCAGCTTTCGAGCAGGTCACCGGGTACAGTAATAAAGACGTTCAGGGTAAGTTCCCTTCTGTTCTCAGCTCAGGAAAACAGGGAGCTGAGTTCTACAAAAAAATGTATCGCGCGATGGATAAAAATGGTTCATGGCAGGGGGAAATATGGAACCGAAAGCGTAACGGCGATATTTATCTGGAATGGTTATCCATCACTGCCCTTAAAGATGAAGCGGGACAAGACACGCACTACATCGGCATGTTCTCGGAGTTCACCGCACAGGAGCTGGTAAGAGAGAAGTTACGCACACTGGCCTACTATGACGGCTTGACCTCGCTGGCAAATCGCACCCTGTTTAATGAGCGTTTACAATGTCAGATCAATGACAATACTCACAAGAAACTCTGCGTCATTTTCATCGATATCGACGGTTTTAAACGCATTAATGACACGTTGGGTCATCAGATCGGCGACCAGCTTCTGGTTGCCATTGCCTGCCGGATAAAAGAAACCTGCCGTGAAGCGGATAGTATTGCCCGCTGGGGTGGTGACGAGTTCATTATGGCGATTGAAGTATCTGACAGCCACAAGGGAATCCAGACGTTCTGTTCCAAGCACCTTCAGTCACTTAAACAACCCTTTCTGATCAATGGCCGTGACCTGAGTATCACTGCAAGTATGGGGGTCAGTATCTATGGTGATGATGCTCACAATACCTCTGAACTCATCCGTAATGCCGATATAGCTATGTTCCAGTCGAAGAAGCTGGGTAAGAACCGCTTTGAAATCTTTTCACCAGCACACCATGAAGCGTTACTGGAAAGTATGGAGATCGAAAATCGACTGCGTATTGCAATCAAAGAGAACCTGATTGATGTTCACTTCCAGCCACAAGTCTTGCAGGACGCAAAAATTTGCGGGCTTGAAGCGCTGGCCCGCTGGCATGACCCGGTGATTGGACAGGTGCCTCCGCAGAAGTTTATTCAGGTTGCTGAGGAGACCGGATTAATCAACGAGCTAAGCCAGGTTATCTACCGTGTTGCACTGAAAAAATTTAAAACCATTCAGGCGCTGAATCCGGCGCTGGGATTGTCAGTCAATCTGTCGGTATCACAGCTTCAGGATGTCAACCTGGTGGCAACACTCAAGCAGGTAACCGATGCTCAGGGGATCAATCCCTCCAGCATCAAGCTGGAGATTACCGAAGATATACTGATGTCTGATTTAGAACAGTCTGTCCGCAATACCGGGCTGTTGAAAGAGATGGGGTTTCAGATCGCACTGGACGATTTTGGAACCGGTTACTCATCTCTCAGCTATCTGAAAGATCTTGATATCGATGAAATCAAAATTGACCGGTCGTTTGTTCAGGAGCTGATCTCTTCAGAACGAAATAAAGCAATTATTCAGGCGATTGTTGCGATGAGCAAAGTCCTTGATATCCATTGCGTCGTCGAAGGCGTCGAAACAGAAGGGCAGTTGAACAAACTGATACAGATCGGCTGCAATAACTTTCAGGGCTACTACTTCTATAAACCCATGCCTTCACATGAGATAACCGCACTGTTCACTGACTAGGCCTGTGGATTAAATTCAGCGCCGGGGCGTTACCCGGCTGCCATCGTGCAGCTCTGCCGGGGGGTAGAGCACCACCTGCTGGCCCTGTTCAAGCCCGTCCAGTACCTCAGCGCTAATACCGTTGTTATGCCCCACCTCAACAACTCTGAGCGCAGCCTTACCGGATTCAATGACATAGACAGCCCAGCTACTGCCCTGCCGCAACAGTGCACTGGAAGGCACGATGAGTGCATCTGAGGCTTCCCAGACGACGATACGGGCCTCCACCCGAAAGCCGTGTCCGAGGGAGGCTCGACGGGCTTTAGCGCTGTCAAAACGAATCGTGGTTTTGACCCGCTGCTCTTCAACACCCAGCGCTGAATATTTTGTAAACCCCCAGGGTTCAACCTTTTCTACGGTACCCTCAAGCGCCTCCGGCCCGCCCCAGTTTTCAATAATCACCCGGCTGCCCGCTTTTACCTTCACCGCATCCGTTGACAGCAGCTCAACCACCACCTCCAGCTCTTCATTGATGTCACCGATCTCCAGAATCGCCTGACCGGCGGGCAGCGTGGTTTCGCTCTCCTGCAATACCCGCAGAATGCTGCCGGAATGGGGCGCCACGATATTGATCACACCGGACTCTGCCGCGCTGTTATCAGTCTGCCCCGGAACAAAAGTGATCAGTTGAGAACGGGCGCTGGCCAGATCAGCCTGACGCATTGAGATTGAGGCTTTGGCCATGTCCAGTTGCGCTCTGGCCGCTCGCCACGCCTGTTTCGCTTTATCCAGCACAGAGTCACTGATTGCGCCACGCTGATGCAGATCGGTGAGCCGTGCCAGCTCGGCACGGGTCAACTCGGTGTCGGCCAGCGACTTATTTAACTGGGCCTGGGCCAGTCGTACAGCGGCTTCTGCAGAGGACACCGTGGCACGGGCCTGCTCCCGACTGCGGCTATCCAGGGCGACCGGGTTGGCGGGCAGCATCCGGGCAATCACTGTTTCATCCTGAATCACCCGGTCCCCCGGCTCAACATCGATACGCAGCAGCCTCCCTGTCACGGGAGTCGAGACGACGTAGGCATCACGCACCCGGGTTTTTCCTTCATCGTCGATAGTTTCCAGCATGGCGTCCCGCTGTACCTGGCCAATATCCACCAGCAAAGGTCGGGGCATAAATGCCCAGACCAGCAGCAACAACACAATGGCAACGCTTCCCAGCAATACCCAGTGACCCGACCGCTTTGACCCCATAATCCCCTTACTCCCTCACTTTTAATGCCGAGACCAGATCGATCCGGTCGATATCCCGCTTCACCAGCCAGCCGGATAGCAACGCAGCAACAATCACCGCCAGCGCCGCTATGCCGTAGCTTTGTGGTACAAAAACCGCCGTAATCCGGTAAAGATCGGTACTGAAGCCTTCCGATATGGCAAATACCAGGAAATAGCCCAGCAACCCTCCCAGCGGCAGCGCCAGCAACGTAATAATAGCCAGCTCAGCCAGCAGCACAAACGCCGCTTCCCCCCGGGTAAAGCCTATCACCCGAAGACTGGCAAGGTCCCGGGCGCGCTCGGCAAAGGCGATTCGCGCACTGTTATAGACTATCCCAAAAGTGATCACACCGGCTATCAGCGCCATCAGATAGCGGACGGCTCCGGCACTGCTGTCGATCAGCGTCTGAAACGCCTCACGGGCATCCTGCTTCAGGCTGACGCCAGCAATGGCTGGCAACGCTTTAATACGCCGATAGATAGCATCCTGCTTTGCGCTATCGATACGCAGATAAGCGCCGGATACCCGGTTTGGCTCACGCAGAACCCGGTTGAGGCTGTCCCGCGCCATATAGGCCGGCGAGCCAATCAGGGTTTCCGCCACCCCGGTCACCGGTATCTGTAACTGCGGCTGACGCCCCTCCCTGACATCAATATCGAGAACATCACCGGTTTTTACCCTGAGGATATCTGCCAGCGCAGTGCCCAGCACAACGCCCTCAGTTCGCATCGGAATCATCTGCTGACGGTCATCCAGGGCACGATTAAGCCTGGCATTAACCGGCAACCCAATAATGGCACCACGATAGCTATGCTGCCCATTGCTGAACCTGACAGCCACCGTGCGTAGCGCCTCAACCTCGATAACCCCATCAATACTCTGCAACTCAAACAGCACTTTGTCAGATAGCGGCTCAACAAAACTCACCGACAGATCACTGCGATCGATCAGGTTAAAGCTTAACTCCAGGGTCTGATCAAACGCACTCATCACGTTCAGCATCGCCACCGCCAGAGACATCCCCGCGGCAATGCCCGCCACACCGCCGGCGGCTCTGCCGGGCTGGCGCAGCAAGCGCCGGGCAACCATCCGCCCGGGCTGATCCAGCCAGTGTTTAAGAAATGAGGCTAACGCCAGGGAACGGCTGTAATCCGCCGGCGTGGGCGGCTGCATCGCGACGGCAGGGGTAAGACGAAAGACCGATCTGAGCACCAGCATACCGCCGGCAGCTGCGGCCAGAATACTCACCAGAATCCCGATCAGAAAAGTCAGTGGATCAACCTGAA belongs to Amphritea atlantica and includes:
- a CDS encoding HlyD family efflux transporter periplasmic adaptor subunit encodes the protein MGSKRSGHWVLLGSVAIVLLLLVWAFMPRPLLVDIGQVQRDAMLETIDDEGKTRVRDAYVVSTPVTGRLLRIDVEPGDRVIQDETVIARMLPANPVALDSRSREQARATVSSAEAAVRLAQAQLNKSLADTELTRAELARLTDLHQRGAISDSVLDKAKQAWRAARAQLDMAKASISMRQADLASARSQLITFVPGQTDNSAAESGVINIVAPHSGSILRVLQESETTLPAGQAILEIGDINEELEVVVELLSTDAVKVKAGSRVIIENWGGPEALEGTVEKVEPWGFTKYSALGVEEQRVKTTIRFDSAKARRASLGHGFRVEARIVVWEASDALIVPSSALLRQGSSWAVYVIESGKAALRVVEVGHNNGISAEVLDGLEQGQQVVLYPPAELHDGSRVTPRR
- a CDS encoding methyl-accepting chemotaxis protein: MNILSTTDAKGAITYVNPEFIQISGFENRELIGKNHNIVRHPDMPPAAFGDLWSTVQAGNSWMGIVKNRCKNGDHYWVDAYVTPIKRGEQIAEYQSVRRKPDQEYVKRAEKIYPQLLQNKKPRHIIKTPSLQTRILLSINLPILFCLATSALFFELSSTLLTIFSAALLISTALTCLFFAPLRQLSRQARQMVTNPVAQYIYTGRTDDIGQIQLAIKMLRSEASALVGRISDSADTLTQGSSELSSAVNQSEIGVRQQFAETDQVAAAVNQMSASIQEVAANAQNSSDSAANGLLEVSQGKQVVNQSMLSIQDLKQEIEQAVTVIADVEESSKSINSILDVIGGIAEQTNLLALNAAIEAARAGDAGRGFAVVADEVRLLANRTQTSTEEIREMIEKLQGSAGKAVLTMSQGQIKTDTCVSQNEGTVKALDAIYSAIELISNMNTQIAAAVEQQGVVADEINRSVLKIRDMSEQNLSAVEQTSVTSEKMLSVSQGFSELSSQFWARQ
- a CDS encoding FtsX-like permease family protein, which encodes MAIALVIAVGVLMLVMMNGLVRSLEDTRTAYYERHRLAQVFAPLQRAPQSLLSRAAEIEGVTVVAGRVTGSALINLPGQRLPLSAQAVSLPDQGEARLNDIYLTTGRRPDPAHEDEIILLQDFAKAHGLNPGDPLSATMHGARRTFRIVGLAQAPEFLYSAPPGEFAPNDARFAVIWMSQSALAAVYDLKGAFNQLLLGIAVDSSLPAILNRVDTLLQPYGGLGAYGLEDHISNRFIEEEINGLRVSSRTVPPVFLAVAAFLLNIVISRMIQAERSPIGLLKAFGYRDIEITLHYLKFVVVIAVSGALVGCILGVFSGRSLAQVYQSYYKFPFLLFQVDPLTFLIGILVSILAAAAGGMLVLRSVFRLTPAVAMQPPTPADYSRSLALASFLKHWLDQPGRMVARRLLRQPGRAAGGVAGIAAGMSLAVAMLNVMSAFDQTLELSFNLIDRSDLSVSFVEPLSDKVLFELQSIDGVIEVEALRTVAVRFSNGQHSYRGAIIGLPVNARLNRALDDRQQMIPMRTEGVVLGTALADILRVKTGDVLDIDVREGRQPQLQIPVTGVAETLIGSPAYMARDSLNRVLREPNRVSGAYLRIDSAKQDAIYRRIKALPAIAGVSLKQDAREAFQTLIDSSAGAVRYLMALIAGVITFGIVYNSARIAFAERARDLASLRVIGFTRGEAAFVLLAELAIITLLALPLGGLLGYFLVFAISEGFSTDLYRITAVFVPQSYGIAALAVIVAALLSGWLVKRDIDRIDLVSALKVRE
- a CDS encoding EAL domain-containing protein, whose product is MNQIRILRLTLTSCILVIVSLISMQIQLSQLVTHYLQQYPGIDARHLKDIILGLLIAAIMLLLFEQRQARRLYIVSLKLKKHHARHAQLLNKLPYAIAELDAHKVIHHSNDAFSQVSQLQGLRSIQQQIEQLFNQLEQNNYHQSTTLQQRFQTADTPMIIIEWQLHRSGKHFFLSGRDITQQLAEQNKLSIAEKILENTPVGVLVTGPDKRIQYTNPAFEQVTGYSNKDVQGKFPSVLSSGKQGAEFYKKMYRAMDKNGSWQGEIWNRKRNGDIYLEWLSITALKDEAGQDTHYIGMFSEFTAQELVREKLRTLAYYDGLTSLANRTLFNERLQCQINDNTHKKLCVIFIDIDGFKRINDTLGHQIGDQLLVAIACRIKETCREADSIARWGGDEFIMAIEVSDSHKGIQTFCSKHLQSLKQPFLINGRDLSITASMGVSIYGDDAHNTSELIRNADIAMFQSKKLGKNRFEIFSPAHHEALLESMEIENRLRIAIKENLIDVHFQPQVLQDAKICGLEALARWHDPVIGQVPPQKFIQVAEETGLINELSQVIYRVALKKFKTIQALNPALGLSVNLSVSQLQDVNLVATLKQVTDAQGINPSSIKLEITEDILMSDLEQSVRNTGLLKEMGFQIALDDFGTGYSSLSYLKDLDIDEIKIDRSFVQELISSERNKAIIQAIVAMSKVLDIHCVVEGVETEGQLNKLIQIGCNNFQGYYFYKPMPSHEITALFTD